A window of Oncorhynchus keta strain PuntledgeMale-10-30-2019 chromosome 27, Oket_V2, whole genome shotgun sequence contains these coding sequences:
- the LOC127912408 gene encoding uncharacterized protein LOC127912408 isoform X3: MKGYFEAYMKGYFEAYMKGYFEAYMKGYFEAYMKGYFEAYMKGYFEAYMKGYFEAYMKGYFEAYMKGYFEAYMKGYFEAYMKGYFEAYMKGYFEAYMKGYFEAYMKGYFEAYMKGYFEAYMKGYFEAYMKGYFEAYMKGYFEAYMKGYFEAYMKGYFEAYMKGYFEAYMKGYFEAYMKGYFEAYMKGYFEAYMKGYFEAYMKGYFEAYMKGYFVNPVQMEGYVAIIINEGI, from the exons ATGAAAGGGTATTTTGAGGCCTATATGAAAGGGTATTTTGAGGCCTATATGAAAGGGTATTTTGAGGCCTATATGAAAGGGTATTTTGAGGCCTATATGAAAGGGTATTTTGAGGCCTATATGAAAGGGTATTTTGAGGCCTATATGAAAGGGTATTTTGAGGCCTATATGAAAGGGTATTTTGAGGCCTATATGAAAGGGTATTTTGAGGCCTATATGAAAGGGTATTTTGAGGCCTATATGAAAGGGTATTTTGAGGCCTATATGAAAGGGTATTTTGAGGCCTATATGAAAGG GTATTTTGAGGCCTATATGAAAGGGTATTTTGAGGCCTATATGAAAGGGTATTTTGAGGCCTATATGAAAGGGTATTTTGAGGCCTATATGAAAGGGTATTTTGAGGCCTATATGAAAGG GTATTTTGAGGCCTATATGAAAGGGTATTTTGAGGCCTATATGAAAGGGTATTTTGAGGCCTATATGAAAGGGTATTTTGAGGCCTATATGAAAGGGTATTTTGAGGCCTATATGAAAGGGTATTTTGAGGCCTATATGAAAGGGTATTTTGAGGCCTATATGAAAGGGTATTTTGAGGCCTATATGAAAGGGTATTTTGAGGCCTATATGAAAGGGTATTTTGTAAACCCAGTGCAAATGGAAGGATACGTCGCCATCATCATTAATGAAGGTATTTGA
- the LOC127912408 gene encoding uncharacterized protein LOC127912408 isoform X7 produces the protein MKGYFEAYMKGYFEAYMKGYFEAYMKGYFEAYMKGYFEAYMKGYFEAYMKGYFEAYMKGYFEAYMKGYFEAYMKGYFEAYMKGYFEAYMKGYFEAYMKGYFEAYMKGYFEAYMKGYFEAYMKGYFEAYMKGYFEAYMKGYFEAYMKGYFEAYMKGYFEAYMKGYFVNPVQMEGYVAIIINEGI, from the exons ATGAAAGGGTATTTTGAGGCCTATATGAAAGGGTATTTTGAGGCCTATATGAAAGGGTATTTTGAGGCCTATATGAAAGGGTATTTTGAGGCCTATATGAAAGGGTATTTTGAGGCCTATATGAAAGGGTATTTTGAGGCCTATATGAAAGGGTATTTTGAGGCCTATATGAAAGGGTATTTTGAGGCCTATATGAAAGGGTATTTTGAGGCCTATATGAAAGGGTATTTTGAGGCCTATATGAAAGGGTATTTTGAGGCCTATATGAAAGG GTATTTTGAGGCCTATATGAAAGGGTATTTTGAGGCCTATATGAAAGGGTATTTTGAGGCCTATATGAAAGGGTATTTTGAGGCCTATATGAAAGGGTATTTTGAGGCCTATATGAAAGGGTATTTTGAGGCCTATATGAAAGGGTATTTTGAGGCCTATATGAAAGGGTATTTTGAGGCCTATATGAAAGGGTATTTTGAGGCCTATATGAAAGGGTATTTTGTAAACCCAGTGCAAATGGAAGGATACGTCGCCATCATCATTAATGAAGGTATTTGA
- the LOC127912408 gene encoding uncharacterized protein LOC127912408 isoform X5, producing MKGYFEAYMKGYFEAYMKGYFEAYMKGYFEAYMKGYFEAYMKGYFEAYMKGYFEAYMKGYFEAYMKGYFEAYMKGYFEAYMKGYFEAYMKGYFEAYMKGYFEAYMKGYFEAYMKGYFEAYMKGYFEAYMKGYFEAYMKGYFEAYMKGYFEAYMKGYFEAYMKGYFEAYMKGYFEAYMKGYFVNPVQMEGYVAIIINEGI from the exons ATGAAAGGGTATTTTGAGGCCTATATGAAAGGGTATTTTGAGGCCTATATGAAAGGGTATTTTGAGGCCTATATGAAAGGGTATTTTGAGGCCTATATGAAAGGGTATTTTGAGGCCTATATGAAAGGGTATTTTGAGGCCTATATGAAAGGGTATTTTGAGGCCTATATGAAAGGGTATTTTGAGGCCTATATGAAAGGGTATTTTGAGGCCTATATGAAAGGGTATTTTGAGGCCTATATGAAAGGGTATTTTGAGGCCTATATGAAAGGGTATTTTGAGGCCTATATGAAAGGGTATTTTGAGGCCTATATGAAAGG GTATTTTGAGGCCTATATGAAAGGGTATTTTGAGGCCTATATGAAAGGGTATTTTGAGGCCTATATGAAAGGGTATTTTGAGGCCTATATGAAAGGGTATTTTGAGGCCTATATGAAAGGGTATTTTGAGGCCTATATGAAAGGGTATTTTGAGGCCTATATGAAAGGGTATTTTGAGGCCTATATGAAAGGGTATTTTGAGGCCTATATGAAAGGGTATTTTGTAAACCCAGTGCAAATGGAAGGATACGTCGCCATCATCATTAATGAAGGTATTTGA
- the LOC127912408 gene encoding uncharacterized protein LOC127912408 isoform X4 has protein sequence MKGYFEAYMKGYFEAYMKGYFEAYMKGYFEAYMKGYFEAYMKGYFEAYMKGYFEAYMKGYFEAYMKGYFEAYMKGYFEAYMKGYFEAYMKGYFEAYMKGYFEAYMKGYFEAYMKGYFEAYMKGYFEAYMKGYFEAYMKGYFEAYMKGYFEAYMKGYFEAYMKGYFEAYMKGYFEAYMKGYFEAYMKGYFEAYMKGYFEAYMKGYFVNPVQMEGYVAIIINEGI, from the exons ATGAAAGGGTATTTTGAGGCCTATATGAAAGGGTATTTTGAGGCCTATATGAAAGGGTATTTTGAGGCCTATATGAAAGGGTATTTTGAGGCCTATATGAAAGGGTATTTTGAGGCCTATATGAAAGGGTATTTTGAGGCCTATATGAAAGGGTATTTTGAGGCCTATATGAAAGGGTATTTTGAGGCCTATATGAAAGGGTATTTTGAGGCCTATATGAAAGGGTATTTTGAGGCCTATATGAAAGGGTATTTTGAGGCCTATATGAAAGG GTATTTTGAGGCCTATATGAAAGGGTATTTTGAGGCCTATATGAAAGGGTATTTTGAGGCCTATATGAAAGGGTATTTTGAGGCCTATATGAAAGGGTATTTTGAGGCCTATATGAAAGG GTATTTTGAGGCCTATATGAAAGGGTATTTTGAGGCCTATATGAAAGGGTATTTTGAGGCCTATATGAAAGGGTATTTTGAGGCCTATATGAAAGGGTATTTTGAGGCCTATATGAAAGGGTATTTTGAGGCCTATATGAAAGGGTATTTTGAGGCCTATATGAAAGGGTATTTTGAGGCCTATATGAAAGGGTATTTTGAGGCCTATATGAAAGGGTATTTTGTAAACCCAGTGCAAATGGAAGGATACGTCGCCATCATCATTAATGAAGGTATTTGA
- the LOC127912408 gene encoding uncharacterized protein LOC127912408 isoform X6 encodes MKGYFEAYMKGYFEAYMKGYFEAYMKGYFEAYMKGYFEAYMKGYFEAYMKGYFEAYMKGYFEAYMKGYFEAYMKGYFEAYMKGYFEAYMKGYFEAYMKGYFEAYMKGYFEAYMKGYFEAYMKGYFEAYMKGYFEAYMKGYFEAYMKGYFEAYMKGYFEAYMKGYFEAYMKGYFVNPVQMEGYVAIIINEGI; translated from the exons ATGAAAGGGTATTTTGAGGCCTATATGAAAGGGTATTTTGAGGCCTATATGAAAGGGTATTTTGAGGCCTATATGAAAGGGTATTTTGAGGCCTATATGAAAGGGTATTTTGAGGCCTATATGAAAGGGTATTTTGAGGCCTATATGAAAGGGTATTTTGAGGCCTATATGAAAGGGTATTTTGAGGCCTATATGAAAGGGTATTTTGAGGCCTATATGAAAGGGTATTTTGAGGCCTATATGAAAGGGTATTTTGAGGCCTATATGAAAGGGTATTTTGAGGCCTATATGAAAGG GTATTTTGAGGCCTATATGAAAGGGTATTTTGAGGCCTATATGAAAGGGTATTTTGAGGCCTATATGAAAGGGTATTTTGAGGCCTATATGAAAGGGTATTTTGAGGCCTATATGAAAGGGTATTTTGAGGCCTATATGAAAGGGTATTTTGAGGCCTATATGAAAGGGTATTTTGAGGCCTATATGAAAGGGTATTTTGAGGCCTATATGAAAGGGTATTTTGTAAACCCAGTGCAAATGGAAGGATACGTCGCCATCATCATTAATGAAGGTATTTGA
- the LOC127912408 gene encoding uncharacterized protein LOC127912408 isoform X1 has translation MKGYFEAYMKGYFEAYMKGYFEAYMKGYFEAYMKGYFEAYMKGYFEAYMKGYFEAYMKGYFEAYMKGYFEAYMKGYFEAYMKGYFEAYMKGYFEAYMKGYFEAYMKGYFEAYMKGYFEAYMKGYFEAYMKGYFEAYMKGYFEAYMKGYFEAYMKGYFEAYMKGYFEAYMKGYFEAYMKGYFEAYMKGYFEAYMKGYFEAYMKGYFEAYMKGYFEAYMKGYFVNPVQMEGYVAIIINEGI, from the exons ATGAAAGGGTATTTTGAGGCCTATATGAAAGGGTATTTTGAGGCCTATATGAAAGGGTATTTTGAGGCCTATATGAAAGGGTATTTTGAGGCCTATATGAAAGGGTATTTTGAGGCCTATATGAAAGGGTATTTTGAGGCCTATATGAAAGGGTATTTTGAGGCCTATATGAAAGGGTATTTTGAGGCCTATATGAAAGGGTATTTTGAGGCCTATATGAAAGGGTATTTTGAGGCCTATATGAAAGGGTATTTTGAGGCCTATATGAAAGGGTATTTTGAGGCCTATATGAAAGGGTATTTTGAGGCCTATATGAAAGG GTATTTTGAGGCCTATATGAAAGGGTATTTTGAGGCCTATATGAAAGGGTATTTTGAGGCCTATATGAAAGGGTATTTTGAGGCCTATATGAAAGGGTATTTTGAGGCCTATATGAAAGG GTATTTTGAGGCCTATATGAAAGGGTATTTTGAGGCCTATATGAAAGGGTATTTTGAGGCCTATATGAAAGGGTATTTTGAGGCCTATATGAAAGGGTATTTTGAGGCCTATATGAAAGGGTATTTTGAGGCCTATATGAAAGGGTATTTTGAGGCCTATATGAAAGGGTATTTTGAGGCCTATATGAAAGGGTATTTTGAGGCCTATATGAAAGGGTATTTTGTAAACCCAGTGCAAATGGAAGGATACGTCGCCATCATCATTAATGAAGGTATTTGA
- the LOC127912408 gene encoding uncharacterized protein LOC127912408 isoform X2: MKGYFEAYMKGYFEAYMKGYFEAYMKGYFEAYMKGYFEAYMKGYFEAYMKGYFEAYMKGYFEAYMKGYFEAYMKGYFEAYMKGYFEAYMKGYFEAYMKGYFEAYMKGYFEAYMKGYFEAYMKGYFEAYMKGYFEAYMKGYFEAYMKGYFEAYMKGYFEAYMKGYFEAYMKGYFEAYMKGYFEAYMKGYFEAYMKGYFEAYMKGYFEAYMKGYFVNPVQMEGYVAIIINEGI; this comes from the exons ATGAAAGGGTATTTTGAGGCCTATATGAAAGGGTATTTTGAGGCCTATATGAAAGGGTATTTTGAGGCCTATATGAAAGGGTATTTTGAGGCCTATATGAAAGGGTATTTTGAGGCCTATATGAAAGGGTATTTTGAGGCCTATATGAAAGGGTATTTTGAGGCCTATATGAAAGGGTATTTTGAGGCCTATATGAAAGGGTATTTTGAGGCCTATATGAAAGGGTATTTTGAGGCCTATATGAAAGGGTATTTTGAGGCCTATATGAAAGGGTATTTTGAGGCCTATATGAAAGGGTATTTTGAGGCCTATATGAAAGG GTATTTTGAGGCCTATATGAAAGGGTATTTTGAGGCCTATATGAAAGGGTATTTTGAGGCCTATATGAAAGGGTATTTTGAGGCCTATATGAAAGG GTATTTTGAGGCCTATATGAAAGGGTATTTTGAGGCCTATATGAAAGGGTATTTTGAGGCCTATATGAAAGGGTATTTTGAGGCCTATATGAAAGGGTATTTTGAGGCCTATATGAAAGGGTATTTTGAGGCCTATATGAAAGGGTATTTTGAGGCCTATATGAAAGGGTATTTTGAGGCCTATATGAAAGGGTATTTTGAGGCCTATATGAAAGGGTATTTTGTAAACCCAGTGCAAATGGAAGGATACGTCGCCATCATCATTAATGAAGGTATTTGA